The following are from one region of the Silene latifolia isolate original U9 population chromosome 9, ASM4854445v1, whole genome shotgun sequence genome:
- the LOC141599623 gene encoding beta-ureidopropionase — MEKMNGKVAIMGGDIEENQSSNDESSISDGSISGFDSLHHLLRSSLPPHLFQEASRLLLGMNCGKPLEPITLPAPASNLSANHNFDLQAYSFHAQKESLRDPRIVRVGLIQNSIDHPTTEPFREQKRAIFHKVKPIIEAAGASGVNILCLQEAWTMPFAFCTREKSWCEFAEPVDGESTQFLQDFAKKYNMVIVSPILERDIIHGETLWNTAVIIGNHGNIIGKHRKNHIPRVGDFNESTYYMEGNTGHPVFETAFGKIAVNICYGRHHPLNWMAFGLNGAEIVFNPSATVGELSEPMWPIEARNAAIANNYFVGSINRVGTEVFPNSFTSGDGKPAHKDFGHFYGSSHFSAPDASCTPSLSRCRDGLMVADMDLNLCRQIKDKWGFRMTARYELYAEMLARYVRPDFQPQVTSDPLLHKNAT; from the exons ATGGAGAAAATGAACGGGAAAGTTGCAATTATGGGTGGAGATATTGAAGAAAACCAGTCTTCTAATGATGAATCTTCAATTTCCGACGGTTCTATTTCTGGGTTTGACTCACTTCACCACCTCCTTCGTTCttctcttcctcctcatctttttcag GAAGCAAGCAGACTTCTTCTGGGAATGAATTGTGGAAAACCTCTTGAGCCGATTACACTCCCTGCACCAGCTTCCAATTTGTCTGCTAACCATAATTTTGATCTTCAG GCATACAGCTTTCATGCTCAGAAAGAGTCTCTAAGAGACCCTCGAATTGTACGAGTTGGTCTTATTCAAAACTCAATCGATCACCCAACAACTGAACCTTTTCGGGAACAAAAAAGGGCCATCTTTCATAAAGTGAAGCCCATCATAGAGGCCGCGGGTGCTTCAGGAGTCAACATCTTATGCTTGCAG GAAGCATGGACTATGCCATTTGCATTTTGTACCCGAGAGAAGAGCTGGTGTGAATTTGCAGAACCTGTCGATGGCGAGTCAACACAGTTTCTGCAGGATTTTGCAAAGAAATACAACATGGTCATAGTAAGTCCTATCCTAGAGAGGGATATTATACATGGAGAGACTCTATGGAACACTGCTGTCATAATAGGAAATCATGGTAACATCATTGGCAAGCATAGAAAG AACCATATCCCAAGGGTCGGGGATTTCAATGAGAGCACATACTACATGGAAGGTAACACAGGACACCCTGTTTTTGAGACCGCATTTGGCAAAATTGCTGTCAATATTTGCTATGGAAGGCACCATCCTTTAAATTGGATGGCGTTTGGCTTGAATGGGGCGGAGATTGTATTTAACCCTTCTGCAACTGTTGGTGAGCTTAGTGAACCCATGTGGCCCATTGAG GCACGTAATGCAGCAATCGCGAACAATTATTTTGTCGGGTCAATTAATCGTGTTGGAACCGAGGTATTCCCAAACTCTTTCACCTCGGGAGACGGGAAGCCCGCGCATAAGGACTTCGGTCACTTCTATGGTTCCAGCCATTTCTCGGCTCCGGATGCTTCATGCACGCCGTCCCTCTCCCGTTGTAGGGATGGTTTGATGGTTGCTGATATGGACCTGAACCTTTGTCGGCAGATCAAAGACAAGTGGGGGTTCAGGATGACTGCTAGGTATGAGCTCTATGCTGAGATGCTGGCTCGCTATGTAAGGCCTGACTTCCAGCCTCAAGTCACATCTGATCCATTGTTGCACAAGAACGCAACATAG